One segment of Manihot esculenta cultivar AM560-2 chromosome 4, M.esculenta_v8, whole genome shotgun sequence DNA contains the following:
- the LOC110613987 gene encoding P-loop NTPase domain-containing protein LPA1 homolog 1 isoform X1: MAEVAKLLYIVVVDEEEKNEKGKESFRYTRPVLQSTLQLMGCKARHAFKTSQRVFELMRNEPSSDVLLPKEAAVSGVDASKGSGWKDYGTRSLSFELYKRRTTVIVRRETFINVVCDSLNEYKYVGPNQRADLVLACRIRERKESVTVLLCGTSGCGKSTLSALLGSRLGVTTVISTDSIRHMMRSFVDEKQNPLLWASTYHAGEYLDPKAVAEAKAKKKAKKLAGIANSRPKDEVCDSSSMMKSDSQALDMGSCASEYISPKQMAVEGFKAQSEMVIDSLDRLITAWEERKESVVVEGVHLSLNFVMGLMKKHPSIIPFMIYITNEDKHLERFAVRAKYMTLDPAKNKYVKYIRNIRTIQDYLCKRADKHLVPKINNTNVDKSVAAIHATLFSCLRRREAGEPLYDPATNTVAVIDEEYRNQRAANSMSSKGMFQLIQRKGSSRHLMALVNTDGSVAKAWPVGSVDSSGKPVLGCGTYNGIGIPMYGPLQIGKAEPVNLQFGHFGISAWPSDGGTSHAGSFDESRADWTDTGSKHHSSCCSSPRMSDGPAKERKEEHSVHGSDEEVDDPPEMDSDEDYSDDDQRVHEEIGSVDEESTKSDEEYDDLAMQDVLENGYWSDDEESKDKHAQNLDRFVRTKSEPMREPFCSYPSLLVEKAGRRLSNSGSFKMRKRSLSIPAIGKHGSVASGPILSGTPHR, translated from the exons ATGGCGGAGGTGGCGAAACTGCTGTATATAGTGGTGGTGGACGAGGAGGAGAAGAATGAAAAAGGGAAAGAGTCGTTCCGATATACGCGTCCGGTTTTGCAGAGCACTCTGCAACTCATGGGATGTAAAGCACGTCATGCTTTCAAG aCTAGCCAAAGGGTTTTTGAGCTGATGAGGAATGAACCTTCGAGTGATGTTCTACTTCCAAAAGAAGCGGCGGTAAGTGGGGTTGATGCTTCAAAAGGAAGTGGGTGGAAAGATTATGGAACCAGGAGCCTATCGTTCGAATTATACAAAAGGCGCACAACTGTTATTGTTAGAAGAGAAACTTTCATAAATGTTGTTTGCGATTCTCTGAATGAATACAAGTATGTAGGTCCTAACCAGAGGGCAGACTTGGTTTTGGCATGTAG AATTCGGGAAAGGAAGGAATCTGTAACTGTGCTATTGTGTGGCACTAGTGGCTGTGGCAAATCTACTCTGTCTGCATTGCTG GGTAGCAGATTAGGAGTTACTACGGTAATATCAACAGACTCTATTCGGCACATGATGCGGAGTTTTGTTGATGAGAAGCAAAATCCTCTGCTTTGGGCTTCAACATATCATGCAGGGGAGTATTTGGATCCTAAGGCAGTTGCTGAAGCAAAGGCCaaaaaaaaggcaaaaaaaTTGGCTGGCATTGCAAACTCACGTCCCAAGGACGAAGTATGTGATAGTTCATCCATGATGAAATCTGATAGTCAAGCACTGGATATGGGTTCTTGTGCTTCTGAATATATTAGTCCTAAACAGATGGCAGTTGAAGGATTCAAGGCACAAAGTGAGATGGTGATTGACAGTCTTGATCGTCTGATAACTGCATGGGAGGAGAGGAAAGAATCAGTTGTTGTGGAGGGGGTTCACTTAAGCCTTAACTTTGTG ATGGGGCTAATGAAAAAACATCCTTCAATCATACCATTCATGATATATATTACAAATGAAGACAAACACTTGGAACGATTTGCTGTTCGTGCAAAGTATATGACGTTGGATCCAGCTAAAAACAAATATGTGAAATACATTCGAAACATCAGAACAATCCAAGATTACCTTTGCAAACGGGCTGATAAACATCTTGTTCCCAAAATCAATAACACAAATGTTGACAAGAGTGTAGCAGCCATCCATGCAACGCTTTTCAGCTGCCTTCGCAGGCGTGAGGCAGGGGAGCCACTTTATGATCCTGCCACAAATACAGTTGCTGTCATTGATGAGGAGTACAGGAACCAGCGTGCTGCCAACTCAATGAGCTCTAAAGGGATGTTTCAACTTATCCAGAGGAAAGGTTCTTCTAGGCATTTGATGGCTCTTGTTAATACTGATGGGTCTGTGGCAAAGGCATGGCCTGTTGGTTCTGTGGATAGTAGTGGGAAGCCTGTGTTGGGTTGTGGAACTTATAATGGAATAGGGATCCCTATGTATGGACCATTGCAGATTGGTAAAGCTGAACCAGTTAATCTTCAGTTTGGACACTTTGGAATCAGTGCTTGGCCCAGTGACGGTGGTACTAGTCATGCTGGAAGTTTTGATGAGTCAAGGGCTGATTGGACCGATACTGGAAGTAAACACCATTCTTCTTGTTGTAGCTCTCCTCGGATGTCTGATGGACCTGCCAAGGAG CGCAAGGAGGAACATTCAGTGCATGGCAGTGATGAGGAAGTCGATGATCCACCAGAGATGGACAGTGATGAGGATTATAGTGATGATGATCAACGTGTCCATGAAGAG ATCGGCTCAGTTGATGAGGAGTCCACAAAATCTGATGAAGAGTATGATGACCTCGCAATGCAGGATGTGCTAGAGAATGGGTATTGGTCAGACGATGAGGAGTCAAAAGATAAGCACGCGCAGAATCTAGACCGATTCGTGAGAACTAAAAGTGAGCCAATGAGGGAGCCATTTTGCTCGTACCCTTCTCTACTTGTGGAAAAGGCTGGAAGAAGATTGTCCAACTCTGGCAGCTTCAAAATGAGAAAACGCTCCCTTAGCATCCCAGCCATAGGCAAGCATGGGTCTGTGGCTAGTGGCCCAATTCTTTCTGGAACTCCACACAGATAG
- the LOC110613987 gene encoding P-loop NTPase domain-containing protein LPA1 homolog 1 isoform X2 — MMRSFVDEKQNPLLWASTYHAGEYLDPKAVAEAKAKKKAKKLAGIANSRPKDEVCDSSSMMKSDSQALDMGSCASEYISPKQMAVEGFKAQSEMVIDSLDRLITAWEERKESVVVEGVHLSLNFVMGLMKKHPSIIPFMIYITNEDKHLERFAVRAKYMTLDPAKNKYVKYIRNIRTIQDYLCKRADKHLVPKINNTNVDKSVAAIHATLFSCLRRREAGEPLYDPATNTVAVIDEEYRNQRAANSMSSKGMFQLIQRKGSSRHLMALVNTDGSVAKAWPVGSVDSSGKPVLGCGTYNGIGIPMYGPLQIGKAEPVNLQFGHFGISAWPSDGGTSHAGSFDESRADWTDTGSKHHSSCCSSPRMSDGPAKERKEEHSVHGSDEEVDDPPEMDSDEDYSDDDQRVHEEIGSVDEESTKSDEEYDDLAMQDVLENGYWSDDEESKDKHAQNLDRFVRTKSEPMREPFCSYPSLLVEKAGRRLSNSGSFKMRKRSLSIPAIGKHGSVASGPILSGTPHR; from the exons ATGATGCGGAGTTTTGTTGATGAGAAGCAAAATCCTCTGCTTTGGGCTTCAACATATCATGCAGGGGAGTATTTGGATCCTAAGGCAGTTGCTGAAGCAAAGGCCaaaaaaaaggcaaaaaaaTTGGCTGGCATTGCAAACTCACGTCCCAAGGACGAAGTATGTGATAGTTCATCCATGATGAAATCTGATAGTCAAGCACTGGATATGGGTTCTTGTGCTTCTGAATATATTAGTCCTAAACAGATGGCAGTTGAAGGATTCAAGGCACAAAGTGAGATGGTGATTGACAGTCTTGATCGTCTGATAACTGCATGGGAGGAGAGGAAAGAATCAGTTGTTGTGGAGGGGGTTCACTTAAGCCTTAACTTTGTG ATGGGGCTAATGAAAAAACATCCTTCAATCATACCATTCATGATATATATTACAAATGAAGACAAACACTTGGAACGATTTGCTGTTCGTGCAAAGTATATGACGTTGGATCCAGCTAAAAACAAATATGTGAAATACATTCGAAACATCAGAACAATCCAAGATTACCTTTGCAAACGGGCTGATAAACATCTTGTTCCCAAAATCAATAACACAAATGTTGACAAGAGTGTAGCAGCCATCCATGCAACGCTTTTCAGCTGCCTTCGCAGGCGTGAGGCAGGGGAGCCACTTTATGATCCTGCCACAAATACAGTTGCTGTCATTGATGAGGAGTACAGGAACCAGCGTGCTGCCAACTCAATGAGCTCTAAAGGGATGTTTCAACTTATCCAGAGGAAAGGTTCTTCTAGGCATTTGATGGCTCTTGTTAATACTGATGGGTCTGTGGCAAAGGCATGGCCTGTTGGTTCTGTGGATAGTAGTGGGAAGCCTGTGTTGGGTTGTGGAACTTATAATGGAATAGGGATCCCTATGTATGGACCATTGCAGATTGGTAAAGCTGAACCAGTTAATCTTCAGTTTGGACACTTTGGAATCAGTGCTTGGCCCAGTGACGGTGGTACTAGTCATGCTGGAAGTTTTGATGAGTCAAGGGCTGATTGGACCGATACTGGAAGTAAACACCATTCTTCTTGTTGTAGCTCTCCTCGGATGTCTGATGGACCTGCCAAGGAG CGCAAGGAGGAACATTCAGTGCATGGCAGTGATGAGGAAGTCGATGATCCACCAGAGATGGACAGTGATGAGGATTATAGTGATGATGATCAACGTGTCCATGAAGAG ATCGGCTCAGTTGATGAGGAGTCCACAAAATCTGATGAAGAGTATGATGACCTCGCAATGCAGGATGTGCTAGAGAATGGGTATTGGTCAGACGATGAGGAGTCAAAAGATAAGCACGCGCAGAATCTAGACCGATTCGTGAGAACTAAAAGTGAGCCAATGAGGGAGCCATTTTGCTCGTACCCTTCTCTACTTGTGGAAAAGGCTGGAAGAAGATTGTCCAACTCTGGCAGCTTCAAAATGAGAAAACGCTCCCTTAGCATCCCAGCCATAGGCAAGCATGGGTCTGTGGCTAGTGGCCCAATTCTTTCTGGAACTCCACACAGATAG